In Tachysurus fulvidraco isolate hzauxx_2018 chromosome 9, HZAU_PFXX_2.0, whole genome shotgun sequence, the sequence gcgtgcgtgcgtgtgtgcgtgtgtgtgagtgtgtgtgtgagtgagtgtgtgtgtgtgtgagtgagtgtgtgtgtgcgtgtgcgtgtgtgcgtgcgtgcgtgcgtgtgtgcgtgtgtgtgagtgtgagtgagtgtgtgtttgtccaggGTGGTTTATTTGGAGTGTGTTTATTTCCCCCACAAACTCAATGTTTTTGTGTCACGCAACACTATagatatatctctctctctctctctgtctctctctgtctctctcNNNNNNNNNNNNNNNNNNNNNNNNNNNNNNNNNNNNNNNNNNNNNNNNNNNNNNNNNNNNNNNNNNNNNNNNNNNNNNNNNNNNNNNNNNNNNNNNNNNNNNNNNNNNNNNNNNNNNNNNNNNNNNNNNNNNNNNNNNNNNNNNNNNNNNNNNNNNNNNNNNNNNNNNNNNNNNNNNNNNNNNNNNNNNNNNNNNNNNNNNNNNNNNNNNNNNNNNNNNNNNNNNNNNNNNNNNNNNNNNNNNNNNNNNNNNNNNNNNNNNNNNNNNNNNNNNNNNNNNNNNNNNNNNNNNNNNNNNNNNNNNNNNNNNNNNNNNNNNNNNNNNNNNNNNNNNNNNNNNNNNNNNNNNNNNNNNNNNNNNNNNNNNNNNNNNNNNNNNNNNNNNNNNNNNNNNNNNNNNNNNNNNNNNNNNNNNNNNNNNNNNNNNNNNNNNNNNNNNNNNNNNNNNNNNNNNNNNNNNNNNNNNNNNNNNNNNNNNNNNNNNNNNNNNNNNNNNNNNNNACACCAGCACAGATGTGGCCAGCTGAGTCTGTGACGCATTAACGTTAGGTACTTAAATCTTACCATCAGCGGTGGAGATGCAGATCCAGTCAGACTGAATGTtggtgagatggagagagagggacaccACTTCTGCCCTCACGCAGTACTCTGTGTTATACTCCAGGGGGCCGTGCAGCAGGAGCTTCTTCGTCTGCAGGAAGTGCTGCtgataaaccaaacaaacaaacaaacaaacaaacaaacaaacaaataaatatgtgacAACCTGCTTGATGCATTACACCTTTAGTCGCCTTACAGCCAGCTCAAATTACCTGGAGTTGATGACCTCACATTGAGTGTCTCGCTATGATAGGAAATGAATCGTGACTCCATGGTGCAGTAAAGCAAAGTTCCTGTTAGAGCCCCGATGCTGCTAACTTCGGATGTCTTGAGcgctttatttctcttataccacagaaaATTGTCAAGAATTCCAATGTGATCAACATTTCCTATCCATTTGAGTGAGATTTAGTGATGTTTCTCGTTAGAGCAGAACTGAAGCCAGTCGTTCTCTGTATTCTTCTCTTACTTCTGACTCTTCTAGACcctgctgttgctatagaaaccgttaattattaagtattaatgtAAACCTACGTTACTTTCAGAgcttctgttatagaaaactaattCGACACCTGACGACCAATCAGAGTACAGGATTTAAAAGCGCTGTGGTGTAAATGGACATCACAAGCTCCTGAAGCTGAACCTGCTCGGAGGAGAGCACTAACTCTGAGCTGCTCACACAGCTGCTCTGGATGACGGGTTTCACCCAAACATGGGTTTATGAAATCACTTGTAAAATACAGACAGCAGGCATCACCTGGAGCTCCACAATGTCATTTTTCGGCTCGTAATTGTTATTTCCATTCACAGCTTGTCCCAGAACTGTAGAAAGCTCCGGTGACCCGACACCTCTTTTATTGTTGAAGACCTCAGATTGAAAAACGAGCTCGAGGGCAGGAGCGCTGATCCGCAACCCGAGAGGCCTTGTGAAAACTGCCACTGAGCCGTCTTTATGAAAATTTTTTTCTTCGAAACTTCCGTAAGGCGACACCCTGCACGCCAGAAGCATCGACCGGGACGCTGTAATGTAAATAACTCACACACGTCCGTGTTTGTTTATCCCTGAGTTTCATCCTTGGGTTTAACAGTCAATCCAAATCCCCcttttaaaacatatacagtTTTTAACGCCACTGTTTCCTCGATTGGTGTCGATTGGTGATCGGtgtcagaataacgaaacatcTGATCTGGACAAAATGTCTTCTTTAAAAAcgataacaaaaaaatattaatatgtaCTAATTcctaaagtataaaataataatatatataaaaaaataagcttttgtttactgataaaataaaaatgcaacttTTCCGCacataaatcaatcaatcacacaatataaatgtaataaattataattatgtataattaatcaaaatttaaataaaaaacaattaacttTATCTGTAAAGATTTCCAGGTCCATAAATAATATTTTGCTGATATCTGAtacatttgccttttttttgaTTGGACCGATCTGATTATCACACTGACTCTGGGTATCggattgtttctgttttttttaacttaacaacattttttacatatttaaactgGGTGGATTTTTACTCTGAATCTCTGGGATGAAGTCTGACTGGTGATCAGAGTCCTACCTCAAgcttgctgctgttgttgtacACGCTGATGTTGTAGAACATGTGAGGGAAGATGTTAAACATCGACTGACGCTTCTTTTCAGGTTTCCTCCATCTGAATGGGCCGCTCAGCTTCACCTGAAGCTTGCCCTCCACCACAGATACGTTCACCTGAGGAGGTCCCAGAACGGCTGGCggagaaaaaaatacaggttTAAATCAGAAAGAGAAGTCAGAGTTgaaaaaactttttgtttttttgtttatttctcagggctgctggattctgattggtcgtcGTGTGTTGATTCTATTTTCTACTGTATAACAGCAGTCACTAAAAACtcactgtttctatagcaacagctcattcacatgtaactctatggaaggagtctccggtctAAGCGCTTTGTAAGagtcagaaatgtttttgtttttacacttttGGGATTATTTTGGtaaggttttaaatatttttttttcttttatttatctcaCAGACGTTCGCTGGCATTAaacgtaactataaacagataaccAGTGTGAAACATTACAATCCGTCTGTATTGTAAGGGGAATAAAACTCCTCGAGATGTGGTAGAGGAACGTTGGGGCCTCAGCACGCTGTCTCTGATGATCTGACTGTGATCGTACTCTTCAGGCTCTACTGATATCACTGTGCGTAAAGCCGCCGTGTTACTGACGATCAAAGTACAGCGGCGTGGCCGAACGTCTTACTGAGTCAGGAAACGGGCTTTAACACATGATAAGCGATGTAATTACTGCGGGTTAATCTGCTCTATATAACTGTGTAACTTCATCTTCAGTGTATCCTCACTTCAGGTTAAAGACCTTCCTGGAAATAATAAACCTCTTCTTATAAAACAGATTCTAAGAGACAACCGAGAGCAAAATGATGATCTAAGCACAAGACCTGGATGAAAGTCATGTGGTGTAAATATAAGAGGAGGATATCTGCTAAGAGgagaatataaatatgtatacagtattgtACATATACATAGATTTTTTGCTTGTTATTCTCCGAGAGCTCcgcccctttctctctctgccttgtGCACTCACTGTCTGCGAGTCTGagccgtctgtctgtctcggtcCACTCCGAGCGTCCTTCCGGTCCGTTAGCTCTCACTCTGACGTAATATTCCTCCTCCGTATCTCCAGTCTGTTCCGTCacgtcacactctgtctgtgtgacatcaGTGCACTGCTGCACCGGCCTCCACACCACCTGCTCACTTCCTTCTACTTCCACAGCATCTCCGTATCTACACcagagacaaacaaataaacaactggGTTTTGAGTGTGTTAAGTGAGGATGAGTGTAGATGCTTACACTCCTCACACGCTcctcacactctcctcacacgCTCCCACAGCTCCACACGCTCCACACACGCTCCACACACCGCTCCACACACGCTCCACACACGCTCCTCACACGCTCCTCACTGTCTCCACACGCTCCTCACACGCTCCTCACACGCTCCTCACACGCTCCTCACACGCTCCACACacgctccacacacactcctcacacactcctcacacactcctcacacactcctcacacactcctcacacactcctcacactgttCAAACACTCCTCACCCCCCCACATTggtcaaacactaaacacacactccacacacactccgcacacactccacacacgctccacacactcctcacacactcctcacacactcctcacacactcctcacacactccatatacactcctcacacactccacatatactcctcacacactcctcacatgCTCCTCACATGCTCCGCACAcgctcttcacacacactccacacacactccacatacactcctcacacactccacatacactcctcacacactccacatacactcctcacacactccacatatgCTCCTCACATGCTCCTCACACGCTCcgcacacactcctcacacactcctcacacactcctcatatgctcctcacacactccgcacacactcctcacacactccacatacactccACATATGCTCCTCACACGCTCCGCCAACATTACGCTCCTCAAAACACTCCTGCACTACAACTCCACAcatcactccacacacacgccacacacactccagaaaaacacacatctccAACACCACTccatactccacacacacactcatccacatactccttcctcacacactcctcacacacctccTCACCACAACTCCTCACCACACTCCTCACACTTTCAAACACCATCCTCACCCCCCCCACATTTGGTAAGACAACTAGACAACACACTCGCAGCAACACTCTTCAACAACACCTCTCACAAAgatggtttgtgttgtgtgttcttgACTCACATTGCAATACTCCACCGTGTAGCTGGTTCCCTGGGTGTCGGCGGTTTCCTGAGCTCCAGCGCATCCGTGTTCCGCAGATTCACAGAGTGGAAATGAACATCTGTGGTGCAGGAAGCTCTCATTTGCTCGTACACCGACACTAACGGGAAACATATAAAGCGTGTCTTTATGGCTTTAATCTCTGAAACTATGTGAGGAAAAGTGTATatagataataatataataataataataataatataataataataataataataataagctctCACATAACAAGAACGTTTCCTAAAATCAGTACTGTATTCtctaaaagaaattaattaattaattcgaGGAACCATTAATTTTCCTAAAATGAACTTGAAAATACGATTATAACTTTGTATGTTAATATTCCATCTGGTAATTAATGCGGCTCGTTTTATATTAGAGTTTATTATCAGCTTCATGCCACTGTTCTTCATTTAGGGTGCTGAAATggattaaagacatttttaattaataatcattttgatagatagatagatagatagatagatagatagatagatagatagatagatagatagatagatagatagatagatagatagatagatagatagatagatagatggttggatggatggatggatgggtagataGACAGATACATAGAAGGATAGAAAGATAAACAGTGGCACTCTGAGCTGTGCTGTTCttctgtgtgtataaaatggAGCTCTGTGTTTCAGTCTGTTTCATTTAGCAGACCACAAGAAGAACCCCATCTAACTCTCTGAACTCACCTtggtttcctgtgtgtgtgtgtgtgtttgtgtgtgtgtgtgtgtgtgtgtgtgtgtgtgtgtgtgtgtgtgtgtgtgtgtgtgtgtgtgtgtgtgtgtgtgtgtgtgtgtgtgtgtgtgggtgtgcgtgcgtgcatgcgtgtgtgttgaTGATCTGAGATGAAACCAGGTTGAACTTTTTTGCCgttagggaaaaaaacacactttctaGCTGCATGAGGAGAAAAACTAAATGTCAGGTGTTTTAGTGCctgaaagagaagaagaacaaacTGCATCAAAGAATTCAGAAATAATCTCTGATCTCGTGTCGAGATCACACAGTGAAGTAACTTCTGCTTTTCAGCAAACGCTAAACATAAACTACTAacataaaatgtacttttagcACATTTTCCCCAATACAAAGCTAAACTTGTATTTATAATTCGATTTTGAATTTtaactttataaaaataaacagaatttatACACTGACAAAATCTTGGATCAaagcaaaacattaaaaaaaatctctaggaaaaaatatctgcaacaatttttttttcctgcttaatttaacttatttttttcagtgtaaaaacaaaatataaaaccacATGCTGCTTTTTCCTGCTGGTTATTGAAAATATTCTGTTATGCTACATGTCGTGTATCGCAGAAACGTCTGTGAGTATCGTGATATGATGTTTCGGTCATATCAATTAATTCTGTGTAGACGTAATACAtggaataagaagaagaaaagaagagaagaagaagaagaagaagaagaagaagaagaagaagaacagaagagaaaacaagaagaacagaaaagaagaagacaagaaaagaagaagaagaacaagaacagaaagacaagaagaagaacaagaggAATAAGtaatatagaagaagaagaagaagaacaagaaaagagaaacataaaagagataagaagaagaagaagagaagaagaagaaaagaagaaaaataatacgaaacaataaaataacaagaaGAATAAATAACATACGAATAAGTAAGAATAATAATACACGACTACTAgtaaagaagaataagaagaacaagaaaagaagaagaagaagaagaagaagaagaagaaatcaaaTCCCCATTTGAcccttttataaataaagtataggtttataaataataaaacattcattgttcctatttctctgcttttttctttaatcacGACTCTCCTGATTTTTATGACTTGctctataacaacaacaacacaataaagTATTTCTTCTCAAATCCTCCGGAATCTGTTTGTATTGTAAACTAAGTAAAGTTTAATGTGGAAGGTGAAGTGTTGACGATACTCAGTGCACTACAGTGTGCTTTGGGACGAGACCCGTATTTCCGGCACTTACCTGTCAGGAGCACGCAGAGAGTCGCTGGTAAAAGCTGAATCATGTCTCTTAGTGAAATgaacacatctgtacacagctGTACACTGACATGCTGCTGCTGCACGCGCCTCTTCTCCCTTCTCCGGTTAATGAAGaaatgtggaaataaataaaaacacaggcGCTAATTTACTCCATGCGtgcttctcatctctctctctcctctctctgctctctcctcactctcctctctcctctctctctctctctctctctctctctctctctctctctctctctgtgtgtgtgtgtgagtgggcggagcttcaggTTACTACAAACATGTCGCTTTACCTGCAACAAGCgctttttattacaatttaataCGGAAATCTTGTTCTGAAATCATTACAACACTTACATGACGtggtgataaaaaaacaaaataacaaaactatttatttaaaaaaacacctctatttattttatttaatgtaaatgtcgGAAAATCAGCTTTAGCCTCTGACACTGGAGCCTCTTTGTATAAATGTTCAAATCGACGCCTTGTAAGAGAAAAGAAGGAATACACaaattttacattattattgtttattattattttaatttgacaTTTAATTATCTGGgctgttaccatagcaacagagAAACGAGCGCATTCgtatgaaaatgaaaattcaACACCTTTGAttcaaacaaacaggaaaaaacatataatagtttgtttgtttgtttgtttgtttgtttgtttgtttttgtttgtttgtttcactccgagttgttttttattgctaacacacacagtggtcaGATTTTCACACTATATTAATGACAATGACCATTTGGAATCAGGAactcagtgtaaaaaaaaagtatttatatcGATTATGTTCATATTTATATGATGTCGATATATTAACAGAAGAAGGTTAATAAATAGAGAGGAAGTGAAAGTAAACAATGAGGACTCAGATTAGGGGATTAAATTAAAGTAGAACAGACAACAGTTCAGCATCTGCACATACAGATAAAGAACAGAACACGTgatcaaacagacagacaggtaaagttCAGACCTGTGAACGTGTGGGATATGAACTGGAGAACTGGTTATGAGGAAGTTCAGCACACATACAGACTAACCTGACAGGGGCTGTCCCACTTACTGAGTGTTTCAGTTCCGATGAACTTTACACCTCAATCTTCAAACGACTTTCCGCATTTTAcagaattattataattttcctTCCTAAAGTTTCACTTTTCTGACCTCTATCATCTAATTATTtaatctctatctctctctctctctctctctctctctctctctctctctctctctctctctctctctctctctctctctctctctagtgttTAATACAAGGCATTAATGAATTACTGACCTAAATATGATTCATTGCACCCCAGTGATTAAAACACACTAAACTTTGTTGCCTAACAAACCCAttcagatttctgttatctgactctggaCCCAAACCATCTATCACTCCGTTTGTGTGATAACAGATTGTTTAGACAGAAACAGAACTGGTACATTATGTTTGAGAGAAGAGATCTTATATGAAAGCCCTATTGAGTCACCTGGATCAGGCTttatgtgtgtctctgagaagaaaagagaaaactgaACCAGCAGGAAACTCACAGTCATTTTAACATTGTTCACATTCTGAAATAAAGGCAGAAGTAAGAAATCTGTTAATAGTTTTAACACAAGTACTAAACTTTATCTGTAGTATAGATGAGGAacatcattaaatcattaaataggAGATCTAtccagaattgtgtgtgtgtgtgtgtgtgtgtgtgtgtgtgtgtgtgtgtgtgtgtgtgtgtgtgtgtgttccatttttttttatatgatatcTTGCTCCCATCACATCTGATCAATGATGATCTGCTAAGATAGAATGAACATGTAAAGAGATTTGGTGTCCTGAGATCTCCTTCAGAATATTGTCCTATATTCAATGGAAACTCAGCAGGAATTTAGAGACTATTGTGAGGTAACAGTGAACCTCATAAACAGctcatgtttaaaaaagatCTTTTGGTAAATGGGATTAATATAAAAAGAGCAAATGCAGTAACTGATTTTTCAGACATCTCCCTTATTTTCACAGTAAACACTGTTGGAAAACCATAATGAGAATTTTAACTGGAAACTGGGTtggattaataattaataaacaaagttTGTGAGATTTACaataaaatctatctatctatctatctatctatctatctatctatctatctatctatctatctatctatctatctatcatttgatgtttagaaatgtattgttttgtttatggaaattattaaaggttttattttatttcatgagAACTAATAGAAAATGAGTAAAGTGAGGAAGTCATTTAAAAGTGATGTTTGCGCGCCCTCTAGTGGTCTGAAGGAGAAATGCTTGGGTTAAATGTTCCATTGCTCATAGAAACCTTTCTAAAAATTCACTTTAATCAGCAGAATTATAAAATAGATCAATATTCTtaatgcaaactccatacacacaaggcggaggcgggaatcgaacccccaaccctggaggtgtgaggcgaacgtgctaaccactaagccaccgtgcccaccgttggatcgcagcagcggcgatctgatcttttattttcaaactTTGGTCATAATATTTAACACAAACTTGGACTTATATGGTTCTGATATGGTTCATCATCCAGGATGAAGCTGTTTTAATttacaatgaaaatgttttttgtgcAGCTGGATTGTGTGTTAAACAGATGATGGAGTAACAATGTGGTAATGTGGAGGAATGttacacaaaacactacacacattattttagatcagacaaTATAATAGATGGAAAACCTCCCCACCTGTAGAGCCTGAACCCAGCGTATAGAgtctgagtgaatgtggtgtggactctgtggaggagcttcatggtgtcagagacactgtagaaggacagagttcctgcactgtgatccacatacactcctattctggggGATGATGCAACACTGAGATCAGTCTTAATGTTGttgtgatagaaagagagagaagaagaagaacattcCAGACTCCAGGACTGTTTGTTGCGTCCAAACCCACACTCATCACCTCGTCCTTTCCTCCCCATGTCTTTATATGAGACTGATATGgacacaacaccaacaccgctccactccacctcccagtaacagcgtccacacacactctctttacaCAACACCTGCCACAaggagtcaaatctctctggatgatcagagtactTCTGTTGTCTCATACTGACTGTCACtgctctgttcttctcagacagaatgaggtTATAATTTGTCGTGTTGGGATCCAgagtcagagaacagaaatctaaaataaaagagaaaaacaaattgaACAATGTGAACATGTTGGGTTTAATTCacagaatactgtatattaatgtgtgtgtgtgtgtgtgtgtgtgtgtgtgtgtgtgtgtgtgtgtgtgtgtgtgtgtgtgtgtgtgtgtgtgtgtgtgttatacatttcagaaactcttctctgttctgtggATCTGGTGGTGAAAtgatctgaactgctgcagctgtggagagaaaaatgacagaaataacaGACATTTAAACGTATTTTTAACCAAAAGGTTTGTGCTGTAGGATCTCATacctataaatataatgtatcaTTTATCTTTACTGTACAGAGCAGCAATAATgagttcacaaacacaaaacacatctcATCACTTTTTATATCTTAGGAATTTCAGCACTTGTCCATCATTGTGTTTCTCCAGCAGGAGCAGCTCCTCTTACCATGTGGACggattttgttgaattcctcctcacagaATTCCTCCAGTCTCTTCTTCAGGTCTGAGAGAGAATTcttcactccatcaaatgacaGATGTTGAGGGACCCTGATGCTGGACGTGTCAAAATCTGGTATCTCTAATAGAGGAGACTGAGGTCCAGAAGTTAAAGCCTACAGAGAAGAAATGAGATgaaagacacacttgtgatgTCAGACAGGGACATTTATTGCTGCTTTAATGAGAGGTGTTTTAGAGAGTGTGAGGAACATCTgactctgtagatcagacagtgtgtgttacctggaggaaatggatgtgatcatgtgtgtgtgaaagcttctccagctcagtgactctcctctgaagatcatcaatctcctgctccagttgctcCAGGAGTTGTTCAGTTCGACTCAGTTCAgccttctcctgagctctgatcatctccgtcacctccgagcgCATTTTCTCCATGGAGCTGATCATCTCAGTAAAGGTCCTCTCATTGTcctccactgctgtctgtgtactgagctgttaggagacacacaacacatgaaggtccatttaaagctcatctctcattctctctcttactgggactctaaatgtctccatgttgtccatgttgtgtgt encodes:
- the LOC125145408 gene encoding interleukin-20 receptor subunit alpha-like; protein product: MIQLLPATLCVLLTVSVYEQMRASCTTDVHFHSVNLRNTDALELRKPPTPREPATRWKCEERVRSVSIYTHPHLTHSKPSCLFVCLWCRYGDAVEVEGSEQVVWRPVQQCTDVTQTECDVTEQTGDTEEEYYVRVRANGPEGRSEWTETDRRLRLADTVLGPPQVNVSVVEGKLQVKLSGPFRWRKPEKKRQSMFNIFPHMFYNISVYNNSSKLEQHFLQTKKLLLHGPLEYNTEYCVRAEVVSLSLHLTNIQSDWICISTADGKI
- the LOC113658621 gene encoding tripartite motif-containing protein 16-like produces the protein MAEASISVDQLSVDQFTCPVCLDLLKDPVALSCGHSFCKVCINDCWDQEDQKDVYSCPHCRDTFTPRPVLRRNNMLAEVVEKLKKTEVQAASPVHCYAGPGDVECDFCTGRKHKAVKSCLMCVASFCETHLKPHLEIPALKKHTLMEASGNLQEKICSEHNEVLKIFCRTDQRCICSLCLLDKHKGHDAVSVTAGRAEKQSELKEEQLKFQQRLQEKQKKVQELKQAVNTIKLSTQTAVEDNERTFTEMISSMEKMRSEVTEMIRAQEKAELSRTEQLLEQLEQEIDDLQRRVTELEKLSHTHDHIHFLQALTSGPQSPLLEIPDFDTSSIRVPQHLSFDGVKNSLSDLKKRLEEFCEEEFNKIRPHAAAVQIISPPDPQNREEFLKYFCSLTLDPNTTNYNLILSEKNRAVTVSMRQQKYSDHPERFDSLWQVLCKESVCGRCYWEVEWSGVGVVSISVSYKDMGRKGRGDECGFGRNKQSWSLECSSSSLSFYHNNIKTDLSVASSPRIGVYVDHSAGTLSFYSVSDTMKLLHRVHTTFTQTLYAGFRLYRWGGFPSIILSDLK